The nucleotide sequence CGGGAACTGCGAACCTGGGGGGAGACAAGCTGGGCCTGCTGTTTCTGGGTCCTGTGATAAAAGTCTTGCAACCGCCGCCGCAAGTAGTAATTAAGCCAGGTAGTGACCGTGCTGCGATCCGGGTTATACCGTTCCCCCGTAGCGGCTTCACACAAATTCTGGCAAAAGTAAACCCATGTTTGCTGGAGCGCATCCTGATAGTAGGGAACATTTTCCTTCCAGAGCTTACCCGACACCATCCGAATAATCTGAGTCATGCGCTTCTGGCGATCGGGACTACCGGCAGGATGCTGACAGGCATCCTCCACTAACTGGCGCAACTGTTGGTCCAGGTGACTCACAATTCCCTCAGAGAAAATGGCTGATTTGTCGTAAGTATTGCGTTTACCTGCACGTTTGAGAAGTCCCCAGACAGGTAAAGCTTAAAAATGATACCGACTTATAGCGATTTTCAGATGAGTAAGCCGCAATTTCTGGGTGTTGGGTACTGGGTACCGGGTATTGGGCGTGGCGGAATCGATTAGTAACCGCTGTAATATCGCTATACGATCTAAAATCGCAAACTCCAAATCCAAAATGATGGCATTGCTGAATCTGGGGATGAAAAAGATGCTGGATGCCTGAAACTTTGTTTCAAGTCATCCAGCTTTTCAGCAA is from Leptothermofonsia sichuanensis E412 and encodes:
- a CDS encoding sigma-70 RNA polymerase sigma factor region 4 domain-containing protein, with the translated sequence MSHLDQQLRQLVEDACQHPAGSPDRQKRMTQIIRMVSGKLWKENVPYYQDALQQTWVYFCQNLCEAATGERYNPDRSTVTTWLNYYLRRRLQDFYHRTQKQQAQLVSPQVRSSRSGDANDVLDPVDSLPARPDVPPILDEVRAWVEADASGELRRIHIEGHPQVNCRELILRRLPPETSWKELAEEFGLTVSTLSSFYQRQCMPRLRKFGESQGYI